The Mesorhizobium opportunistum WSM2075 DNA window CGCCGGCCGACGTGGAGATGGTTCGGCGCGACATGGCCTTGAAGGTCGTTGGGCTGCCGGGCTGACCCGTCCGCGCCTGACCCGCTAGGCCGCCGCGGCCAATTTCCGCGCGTAATAGCGCACTGCCTTCTTGCCGCCATGGATGACCGCGTCGCCGACTTCGGCGAAGCCGAGCGCGGCGTGGAAGGCGTCCGAGGCGGGATTGGGCGGGTCGCTGTTGACCTCGCAGGTGACCAGCGTGTGGCCGGCCCGCCGGGCGTGGTCGAACAGATCCTGATAAAGCAGGCGCGCATGGCCGCGGCCCCTCGCATGCGCGGCCACCACGACACGGTCGACATAGACGAAGCGTTCGTAGCGTTCGCGGAACCAGACAAAATTCGGGCTGTCGTAGCTGGCGTCCTGGTCGAAGGTCATGATGAGGGCTTCGAGATCGCCGATGCGCCTGGTGTAAAACGCTTCGCCGAGCAGGAAGGACAGCCGCTCGGCTTCGAGCCACGACAGTTCGGCGGCATGCTCGTTGTTGAGGGCGAGGATAGAGGCTTCGTCGCCTTGTGATATGCGGCTGATCGCGGAGGTCATGCCTTGGCCGCCGCGATCGTTGCCGCCACCAGCGGTGTGTCGGTCAAAATGTTGCGGTACTCACGGTCGAGATCG harbors:
- a CDS encoding GNAT family N-acetyltransferase, which encodes MTSAISRISQGDEASILALNNEHAAELSWLEAERLSFLLGEAFYTRRIGDLEALIMTFDQDASYDSPNFVWFRERYERFVYVDRVVVAAHARGRGHARLLYQDLFDHARRAGHTLVTCEVNSDPPNPASDAFHAALGFAEVGDAVIHGGKKAVRYYARKLAAAA